Part of the Musa acuminata AAA Group cultivar baxijiao chromosome BXJ2-7, Cavendish_Baxijiao_AAA, whole genome shotgun sequence genome is shown below.
ATAAGTTACCTCATttatattaatcatcttaaaattcttgataagaaATTTCTTGACTTAGTACAATAAACCAATATCACTACTAGtaagtaaaatattatttatatataaacttATTCCTAAATCAatggtattttttttaaatatgaaggAAGTAATGATATCGGGATACTTTATATATAAGcttattatttctttaatttttattgtgAATCAGTTAAGTAAACTAATATAAATTTAGATCCCTATTTAGAAAATTGACTTTTACTTTTTAatgatataactcaaaatcataatgagcCACTAATATCATGACAATTCTTAACGAGCTCATTTAAAAATCATAATGAGCCACTTTACGATATGTACCTTTCAATATCATTCAAAAAGAATTAAAATAATCTATGGATATATCTGATCCAAAAGCTATAGTAATATCGATCTATGAGGAGAACTAAACTCGTCTTCTCATTTCTTCTAATCCTTCACAAGACCTTTATTactgataaattaaaaataaatatgagaTAAAAGAATGTATGTAATCTTTCAATAATATTACATATTCTCATCTTTTCTTACACACATTATGTATATAGTCAAGATTCTATTTATTTATAAGTAAGAGTTGAGAGTATAGAATATGTAATTAGGAGAATTGTTCTCATCAAAATTATCTTTCGATaaatattatcataaataaatttttttaatcattaatCATATTCAGaatctaattatatttataatatattttatctaattagataaaactatataatctaacaaaagtaatataaaaaaataaatcttgaATCATATTTAACCAaatgatgagaaaaaaaataaagggaCAAAATAGATAGTCAAATTAGCCAAAGTAGTCCAAATTTGTTGCACTCCTGCTGCTTCCCTATAAATGCCGAAGTAGGTGCACGTCGAAAAGTTCGACAGGACATTGATTGGTTTTTGGTGTTTGAGTGCAGTGACTGTTTCACCTTATTTCGTGTGACTCAACACCAACCCACGAAGCAAGCGGCCGATCAACATCTTTGGCAATCCCGTCTCACACACCCGACACAACTTGTTCACGATCATATCCTCTCCACTTGCCACGTCGTACCATTCTACGTTTCACCACTTGCTTTCCGTGCTGGCCTCGTCCTTCCCTACGATATAGGTTTATCGCACCCAAATGCAGGCCGAGACAGGGAACAGGTGTTCCTCACAAAAAGCAACGCGGTATGACGTCATGGAGCCCTTTCTCTGACGTCAGTGTCAGTTGAAGTTGGCGTGCGACGCCGAGTCCCTGTCTACGCTCGAACAGACAGACGAGCCTCACCATATACAACACTACAAATCTTTTCCTCTCCTGCGATCGAGGAAGCGATGGAGGAAGACGCGGCGAGTCGGGAGCTGAAGGACCACGAAAATGGCGGAGGAGAGGCGGCGAAGGCGGTAAAGATTATCTCGACTATCCTCGACGCAGAGGAAGTAGCGGAGATGGAGGAGGCGGCAGTAGCGGAGGTGATGAAATGGCTGGAGGAGGAGATGGGCTCCGCCGCCGTTGCCCACTCCCCTTCCACGCCGTCCTACAACGAGGAGACATCCTTCGTCACCATCAACGGCAACGAGGAGAGCTGCGGGCCGTCGTTCTCCAGCTCCGCGTCTACGGTCATGGCCAGCATCGACACCAGTGGCGGCGTTTGCGGAGTGCCCTACTTCGTCGGGTGCCCCTCCGGCGGCGCCCCGTGGTCGTCTGCGGCGCCATTGGTCCGGATGCTGGCGGAGCCATCGGCGGCTGCGCCCATGGCGGGGCCGTCGGTGGAGCCGCGATCAAGTTAAAGGAGAGACGGGGATAAAGAGagtgagagaaaaagaaaagaaaaaggacaggCGAAAGAAATAGAAAGGCGTTTATTGCTGTTTACCGTCTCCCATTGGAAATATGAAATTAGAAATTAAGGATGTTATTCGAAGAGGCTTTTGTCCTTTGTCTCTCACAAAGTATACATATAAAAACCATCGAACGCATCCGTGGAAGAAAGACATTGGGAGATCTTTCAAGAAAGAAGTACGGATGGAGAAGGAACAACACGTCAAAACCCACCCGGCCGGGAGAGGAGGATAAGATTGGCGTCGTCCGGGTGACCGCAGCGGGGTCGGTCTGCCTCTCCGGAGTACCTTCGCTCGATGGATCAGCTTCAAGTCTGTCTCGATATGATGAGCATGTGTGCGACCGAACCCCGATCGCGCGTACTTCGACAGACGCTCTGAGGGTATCGATCCCCCGTCCCATGCCGAACAGACTTGAGCTTTCTCTGTAGTCTTTACTCCACAAGCTGATCCACGCAGCATCACGAGAGCCACCAGCGCCCACATCCATCAAGAAATGCGCTCATCCTTTGGATGCTGGGGTTTCATCGATCGGTGATCCACAGGAGTAACACATTGCCGACGTACCTTGGAAATGGTGATGGTATAATGCAGAGCATATCCTGTGCCACAATAACATGTCAAGCAATCGCCTGCCACTAATCCCTTCTTCGGAATAATGGCAACGCAAGAAAGACGTTAATAGCAAGGTCTCCACAAATCCTTCGCTGCTATGGCAGCGTACTCATTGGGACCAATGAGTATGTGACCTGAAAGTTAAAAAGACAAATAATTCATAGCAACAATGTCAAAGTTACATCATAGTTGGAAAGGACCATTCAAGCATTTGTAATAAGGGGTGAGACTTAAGATTATAAAGGGGATGATGCATATTTGTTCCCTCGGGTCATATGTGGTTGCAAAAATGTATTGGCAATCATGTGTTTTCCAAGGACAAGAAACCATCGCGACAAAGAAATCTGCTAATGGTCAGGGAAATCAACATGTATGATGACTACACTAGTAACCGAAATAATCGCCTCATATCACTTGCCATAGGGGTGGTACCTGTTCCCGTAACCCCGGCCGCCACTGCCATAACCACCATACCAATTACTATATCCACCTGGGCCACCGTATAGATTACCACCACCATACCCACCTCCACCATACATAGGCCCGCCGTAATTGGATCCATAGCCTGCACCATAGCCAGGGACGCCACCATAGTTATAACCTCTGCCATAACCATAGCCTGTGCCACCTTCATAGTAGTTGCCACCATATCGGTGACTGCCTCCATATCCATAAGAGCTTCCTCGGTATCCATGTGCACTTCCGCCACTAGCACCATGACTAGCCCTCCCGTTGACTGCAGAATGGCCACCTGATCTCTTTGGTTCAGCCCTCTTGATCTCAACCTGCGGTTACATGAAGTCAGAGTAATGTCTTTTAAAAGAATGTCTGATGTCAGGAAACTGCTCTATTATGGATGGTATTTTCTGTCACTTTTTAACTTTGCTATTAACAGAACAGACCCAGAAAGAAGTAAAAGTAAATATGGCTGCCAAAGAAATACTAAACCAGTGTCAGCTAACTCCACAGGGGACAGAACAGTCCATTATTGTCTCTCGGGCTCTGGGATTCCAGCAAAACCAATCACAGACACTTGAAAGATACAAGCAATAACAGGTAAATCCACAGGATTAACACAGTTTATTATTCTCTGTAAGGCTTCAGGAATCCAGGTAAATCACAGAATCTTCTGTCTTGCAAATTACACGCCACTAACAAAGGAACTTTATATGTGTTTCATATTCAGAAAAATGTGTGGCCATGCAGAAGTCCGATTACAAAAAATTGTAATGTTGTAATTGTGA
Proteins encoded:
- the LOC135618079 gene encoding uncharacterized protein LOC135618079; its protein translation is MEEDAASRELKDHENGGGEAAKAVKIISTILDAEEVAEMEEAAVAEVMKWLEEEMGSAAVAHSPSTPSYNEETSFVTINGNEESCGPSFSSSASTVMASIDTSGGVCGVPYFVGCPSGGAPWSSAAPLVRMLAEPSAAAPMAGPSVEPRSS